A single window of Magnetococcus marinus MC-1 DNA harbors:
- a CDS encoding tetratricopeptide repeat protein, giving the protein MESPAAQLSQAQAYLQQGQLQQAINSYQNLLAQHPESVAAWQGIGSALLAAGQPLQAVDFFERALALDPQHYPSILALGTLYQQQGRLERAVQLFLRGAQLQPNQPLVHFNLGVVLAAQGRTEQAQSAYRKALALNENIPEAWLNLGNLLSRTGELQQALVCYQQALQRRPSFTQAGFGLANTLTTLKRHTEALTILEPLCQQNPDHAEMMILYGHLLRSQNRQHQARSVFQRILAQQPNHFAARYGYATILLDLGRADLALPQMQQAARLNPSHQGLRSDLAFAQHYLSTSPKALYHEHRLFQTLIAEALSQQSMRHQPCKEPHKPLKIGFVSSDFRRHPVSFFLEAPFEHHDGESFAFYGYSNSPVRDATTQRLQGWAQAWREIFGLTDSVVAQQIVADGIDILVDLNGHTGGNRLALFALQPAPVQVSWLGYPDTTGLEAMAYRLTDTISDPESEGGRYMSETPIYLPHGFHCYRPPDEAPKVLYQQLRTGQGVRLASFNTLTKMGHEVLRLWAEILTRLPQATLLLKNGGFGSQAVVDDYLQRFESLGIDSKRIRCMGVTDTLEEHLNLYNQVDIALDTFPYHGTTTTCEALWMGVPVVTLQGDHHVNRVGGSLLHQVGLHKLVASTPKQFVDLVVGLAQDHKRLRTLRGSIRHKMQNAPLRDELGFTRNLENAFRQIWKMACATPTVSAPQPAYWMDLAPAEKKPTLRLIHHLARSGGTLICKCLGSMEQAMLLSEINPRGVHRFNPRQQAHQWYAVGDANRAESMPWDDEEAFLEAMQEIHAAAQHRNANLLVRDWTHVDFTGYPFRRPQWHLTLAETLSKRFRVRSLFTTRHPLDQWLSLVKYAQQGGAGVSVSLSLYMEGYRRFAQLCADHGFVRYEDFTVDPDARLQEMCEKLEIPFDAGYQQRWASYTNITGDTIGTRGAQQIKPLSRRPVEAGLHRQLQENSDYQQILSLLGYQDVE; this is encoded by the coding sequence ATGGAGAGCCCCGCCGCCCAACTATCCCAGGCGCAAGCCTATCTTCAGCAGGGCCAGCTGCAACAGGCGATCAATAGCTATCAAAATCTATTGGCCCAGCATCCCGAAAGTGTGGCAGCTTGGCAGGGCATCGGCTCCGCCCTGTTGGCCGCAGGGCAGCCCCTACAGGCGGTGGATTTTTTTGAACGGGCCTTGGCCTTAGATCCGCAACATTACCCATCTATCCTTGCACTTGGCACGCTTTATCAGCAGCAGGGCAGATTGGAGAGAGCGGTACAGCTCTTTTTGCGCGGGGCGCAGTTGCAGCCCAATCAACCGCTGGTCCACTTTAACCTTGGGGTCGTGTTGGCCGCGCAAGGACGCACCGAACAGGCCCAAAGCGCCTACCGCAAAGCCTTGGCACTGAACGAGAATATTCCAGAGGCGTGGCTTAACCTAGGCAACCTTCTGAGCCGTACAGGGGAGCTGCAACAGGCCCTGGTCTGCTATCAACAGGCGTTGCAACGGCGCCCCAGCTTTACCCAGGCAGGCTTTGGTCTCGCCAATACCCTAACCACCCTGAAACGCCATACAGAAGCCCTCACCATATTAGAGCCCCTCTGCCAGCAAAACCCCGATCACGCAGAGATGATGATCCTCTATGGACATCTGCTGCGCAGCCAAAACCGCCAGCATCAGGCCAGATCGGTGTTTCAACGGATTTTGGCGCAACAGCCCAACCATTTTGCCGCCCGCTATGGTTATGCCACCATTCTACTGGACTTGGGAAGAGCCGACCTAGCCTTGCCGCAGATGCAGCAGGCCGCGCGTCTTAATCCCAGCCATCAAGGATTAAGAAGCGATCTGGCCTTTGCGCAACATTATCTAAGCACCTCCCCGAAGGCTCTCTACCATGAACATCGGCTGTTTCAAACCCTGATTGCCGAGGCTTTGAGCCAACAAAGCATGCGCCACCAGCCCTGTAAAGAACCCCATAAACCCTTAAAAATTGGCTTTGTATCCAGTGATTTTCGCCGCCACCCAGTCAGTTTTTTCCTGGAGGCCCCCTTTGAACACCATGATGGTGAATCGTTCGCGTTTTACGGCTATAGCAACAGCCCCGTGCGGGATGCCACCACCCAGCGTTTACAGGGGTGGGCGCAAGCTTGGCGAGAGATCTTTGGCTTGACCGACAGTGTGGTCGCTCAACAGATTGTGGCCGATGGGATCGATATTTTGGTGGATCTCAACGGCCATACTGGCGGTAATCGACTGGCGCTGTTTGCGCTGCAACCCGCCCCGGTTCAGGTGAGTTGGCTCGGTTATCCCGACACCACTGGCCTGGAGGCGATGGCTTACCGATTGACCGACACCATCAGCGATCCCGAGTCTGAAGGTGGCCGCTATATGTCGGAAACCCCCATTTATCTCCCCCACGGGTTCCACTGTTACCGTCCCCCAGATGAAGCGCCTAAGGTTTTATACCAGCAACTTCGCACGGGCCAAGGGGTCCGTCTTGCCAGCTTTAATACCCTTACGAAAATGGGGCATGAGGTGTTACGCCTGTGGGCAGAAATCTTAACCCGACTGCCCCAAGCGACCCTTCTGCTAAAAAATGGCGGTTTTGGTTCGCAAGCGGTGGTGGATGACTATCTTCAGCGTTTTGAAAGCCTTGGCATCGACAGCAAACGCATTCGCTGCATGGGCGTAACCGATACCTTGGAAGAGCATCTCAATCTCTATAATCAGGTGGATATTGCCCTGGATACCTTTCCCTACCATGGCACCACCACCACCTGCGAGGCACTCTGGATGGGGGTTCCCGTGGTGACTTTGCAGGGGGATCATCATGTAAATCGGGTTGGCGGCTCGCTGCTGCATCAAGTGGGGTTGCACAAATTGGTGGCCTCTACCCCCAAACAGTTTGTAGATTTGGTGGTGGGGCTGGCCCAAGATCACAAACGGTTGCGCACGCTACGCGGCTCCATCCGTCACAAAATGCAAAACGCCCCGCTGCGTGATGAGCTCGGTTTTACCCGCAACCTGGAAAACGCCTTTCGCCAGATTTGGAAGATGGCCTGCGCAACCCCCACGGTCAGCGCCCCCCAGCCAGCCTACTGGATGGATCTGGCTCCGGCTGAAAAAAAGCCCACTCTTCGGTTGATCCACCATCTGGCCCGAAGTGGCGGCACCCTGATCTGCAAATGCCTGGGCAGCATGGAACAGGCCATGCTACTCAGTGAAATTAATCCCAGAGGTGTGCATCGCTTCAATCCACGCCAGCAAGCCCACCAGTGGTACGCCGTTGGCGATGCCAACCGTGCCGAGAGCATGCCCTGGGATGATGAAGAGGCCTTTTTGGAGGCGATGCAGGAGATCCATGCCGCCGCTCAGCATCGCAACGCCAACCTGTTGGTTCGAGACTGGACGCACGTCGACTTTACCGGCTACCCCTTTCGGCGTCCGCAGTGGCATTTAACGCTAGCCGAAACCCTATCCAAGCGCTTCCGCGTCCGCTCCCTCTTTACGACCCGCCATCCTCTGGATCAGTGGCTTTCGCTGGTTAAGTATGCCCAGCAAGGGGGCGCTGGCGTGTCGGTCTCCCTATCCCTCTATATGGAGGGATACCGGCGCTTTGCCCAACTGTGTGCCGATCACGGTTTTGTGCGTTATGAGGATTTTACCGTCGATCCTGATGCCCGCCTGCAAGAGATGTGTGAAAAGCTGGAGATACCCTTTGATGCCGGTTATCAACAGCGCTGGGCGAGCTACACAAACATCACGGGGGATACCATCGGCACCCGTGGTGCCCAACAGATAAAACCACTCTCCCGGCGCCCCGTAGAGGCTGGCTTACACAGGCAACTCCAAGAAAATAGCGACTATCAGCAGATTCTTAGCCTATTGGGCTATCAGGATGTTGAGTAA
- a CDS encoding DEAD/DEAH box helicase translates to MSDFASLNLVKPLLNALTQAGYTTPTPIQAQAIPHLLAGRDLLGIAQTGTGKTAAFALPILNKLSQIKGRPAPNAPRALILTPTRELASQIGNSIAVYGKHVPTTHTVVFGGVGKQPQIRALSRGVDILVATPGRLLDLMGERHVRLDQIQVFVLDEADRMLDMGFIHDIRRIIKVIPAKRHTLLFSATMPKDIAELAEGLLTNPAKVEVTPESTTVERITQKVLFVDKQNKRSLLKNVLEHESIEQVLVFTRTKHGANRVAEYLDKHRIASAAIHGNKSQSAREKALDGFRKGKLKVLVATDIAARGIDVAGISHVINFDLPNESESYVHRIGRTARAGRDGNAISFCDAEERGYLLDIEKTIRQTVPVDIDHEFHCEVVANAAPIKPSRKRSSGHGAGGGNPHGGGHRRGNPSTASKPRQHSGRRTPSSKGRSGSVA, encoded by the coding sequence GTGTCTGATTTTGCTTCGTTGAATCTTGTTAAACCCCTCCTTAATGCCTTAACTCAAGCTGGTTACACCACCCCAACCCCCATTCAAGCACAGGCTATTCCGCATCTGTTGGCAGGTCGGGATCTGCTGGGCATTGCCCAGACCGGGACAGGTAAAACCGCAGCTTTTGCACTACCCATACTCAATAAGTTGAGCCAAATTAAAGGTCGCCCCGCGCCCAATGCGCCCCGCGCCTTGATCCTTACCCCAACCCGTGAGCTCGCTTCACAAATCGGCAACAGCATCGCCGTTTATGGTAAGCATGTGCCAACCACCCACACCGTTGTATTTGGTGGCGTGGGCAAACAGCCACAGATTCGCGCCCTCTCCCGTGGCGTTGATATTTTGGTCGCTACCCCTGGCCGCTTACTGGATCTTATGGGGGAGCGCCATGTTCGCCTGGATCAGATTCAGGTTTTTGTACTGGATGAGGCCGACCGCATGCTGGACATGGGCTTTATCCATGATATCCGTCGCATCATTAAGGTGATCCCAGCTAAGCGCCATACGCTGCTCTTTTCTGCCACCATGCCCAAGGATATTGCAGAGCTGGCAGAGGGCTTATTGACCAATCCCGCCAAGGTTGAGGTCACGCCAGAATCCACGACGGTTGAGCGTATTACGCAAAAGGTGCTGTTTGTCGATAAACAGAACAAGCGTTCTTTGCTCAAAAATGTGCTTGAGCATGAGTCTATTGAGCAGGTTTTGGTCTTTACCCGCACCAAGCATGGGGCCAACCGGGTGGCGGAGTATCTTGACAAACACCGCATTGCCTCTGCGGCGATTCATGGCAACAAATCCCAAAGCGCCCGCGAAAAGGCACTGGATGGCTTTCGCAAAGGCAAGTTAAAGGTTTTGGTAGCGACAGATATTGCGGCGCGGGGAATTGATGTGGCGGGCATTAGCCACGTGATCAATTTTGACCTGCCCAATGAGTCGGAAAGCTACGTGCACCGCATAGGCCGCACAGCGCGCGCTGGGCGGGATGGCAATGCCATCTCTTTTTGCGATGCTGAAGAGCGCGGCTATCTGCTGGATATTGAAAAGACCATCCGCCAGACCGTGCCGGTTGATATTGACCATGAATTCCATTGCGAAGTGGTTGCCAACGCAGCCCCAATCAAACCCAGCCGCAAACGCAGCAGCGGCCATGGTGCCGGTGGTGGCAATCCCCATGGTGGGGGACATCGTCGCGGCAACCCCAGTACCGCCAGCAAACCACGTCAGCATAGCGGACGTCGCACCCCATCCAGCAAGGGTCGTAGCGGTAGCGTAGCGTAA
- a CDS encoding HD-GYP domain-containing protein codes for MNQTFAPKVDFFDVVQSISKALDYAFPHIVSHHVRVAYASLRISRYLRYDRQAEANCLIAGMLHDIGVLYEGHSGEDAQIDTGDDCHARIGYHLLKEDAIFGAYAPIIRDHHSFQAGVTLTEHIPIEAQIINLADMIDPLISDDLDMVEQRAVVKNKLEALLAEGFPPYMIRAYKRLILQDDFWLDLRASDLPVILKQQVKRFEIEFNAGLLVAYAQLMAHLVDFKSRFTSTHSSGVAATAEYVARIIGFSEVECIEIQAAGLLHDVGKIAIPNTILEKADKLTAEEFERVKAHAYYTNKILDVIQGIDRIKTFCAYHHEKLNACGYPYSIPGAQIPLIGRIISVADIFTALTEDRPYRKGMDEASVRSIFCDMVERGELDNRVTRVLMENYPAINHYREMAQQQAREGYTAFINRIQENQLGPTGMDRIPARLMSDTEAKPTVWEM; via the coding sequence ATGAACCAAACCTTTGCACCTAAGGTCGATTTTTTTGATGTCGTACAGTCCATATCCAAGGCGTTGGACTATGCTTTCCCCCATATTGTTTCCCACCATGTCAGGGTGGCTTATGCTTCTCTGCGCATAAGCCGCTACCTACGCTATGATCGCCAAGCCGAAGCCAACTGCCTAATCGCGGGTATGCTGCACGATATTGGGGTTCTTTATGAAGGACACTCCGGTGAAGATGCACAGATTGATACGGGCGATGATTGTCATGCCCGTATTGGTTACCATCTGCTTAAAGAGGATGCCATTTTTGGTGCCTATGCCCCCATCATTCGCGACCATCACAGTTTTCAGGCTGGGGTTACTTTGACCGAGCACATCCCCATTGAAGCACAGATTATTAATTTAGCGGATATGATCGACCCACTCATCAGCGATGATCTAGATATGGTGGAACAGCGAGCCGTTGTAAAAAACAAGCTTGAGGCGCTGCTGGCCGAAGGTTTTCCTCCTTATATGATCAGGGCCTACAAACGCCTTATTTTGCAGGATGATTTTTGGTTGGATTTACGCGCATCGGATCTACCGGTCATTCTCAAACAGCAGGTCAAGCGATTTGAGATTGAATTTAATGCAGGCCTGCTGGTAGCTTACGCCCAATTAATGGCCCATTTAGTCGATTTTAAAAGCCGTTTTACATCCACACACTCTAGCGGGGTAGCGGCTACAGCCGAATATGTCGCCCGTATTATTGGTTTTTCTGAAGTTGAATGTATTGAAATTCAGGCCGCAGGTTTGCTGCACGATGTCGGCAAGATCGCCATCCCCAACACCATTTTGGAAAAGGCCGACAAGCTCACCGCTGAAGAGTTTGAGCGGGTTAAAGCCCACGCCTACTATACCAACAAAATTCTTGATGTTATTCAGGGCATTGATCGCATAAAAACCTTTTGCGCCTATCACCATGAAAAGCTCAATGCCTGCGGCTATCCCTACTCTATCCCTGGCGCTCAAATTCCTTTGATTGGGCGCATTATTAGCGTAGCCGACATTTTTACCGCTTTAACCGAGGATCGCCCCTACCGTAAGGGCATGGATGAAGCCAGTGTAAGGTCCATCTTTTGTGATATGGTGGAGCGTGGAGAGTTGGATAATCGCGTAACCCGTGTTTTGATGGAAAACTATCCTGCCATTAACCACTATCGAGAAATGGCCCAGCAACAAGCGCGGGAAGGCTATACCGCCTTTATAAACCGCATCCAAGAGAACCAACTTGGCCCAACAGGCATGGATAGGATACCTGCTCGCTTGATGAGTGATACCGAAGCAAAACCCACAGTTTGGGAGATGTGA
- a CDS encoding SulP family inorganic anion transporter produces the protein MSAPQAATTQSEAEPQTVFTSKRMKLLKYLPKPELPKWLRTTTRASLRQDLFAGLTGAVVVLPQGVAFAAIAGLPPQYGLYTAMVPAVIAALFGSSHHLISGPTTAISIVVFATLAPLAEPGSAPYIAMALTLAFLAGLIQFGLGVSKLGGLINFVSHSAVVGFTSGAALLIATSQMKHLFGVHLSDSSTFISTWESLADQLPHINPYVLSVGLVTLVVSVAIKKIRPQWPDMLLAMIVGSLFAAGLGVEAHHITLVGAIPSHLPPLSHPQWDLQIVRELASGALAIALLGLIEAVSIARSVALRSGQTLDGNQEFVGQGLSNVVGSFFSAYPASGSFTRSGVNYRAGAKTPMSAIFASLALMLIVLLVAPLAAHLPIAAMAGIILKVAYNLIDFQHIHKIFTATRGGLAVMLVTFLATLLLELEFAIYIGVMLSLLFYLNRTSHPRVVSRVPNPHSPWRMFVTDPDLPECPQLKILRIDGSLYYGSVPHVESKLKDLLEQKAHQKNLLVIGSGINFTDLSGAELLLRESVRRREQGGHLFLYDIKEQVRGMFKRSGCIQTIREDHLFQSKTEAISTIVSHYLDGAICEKCPAQVFMECPYASKPKNDADGTSEPQPVKAVPLSDP, from the coding sequence ATGTCTGCACCCCAAGCCGCCACGACCCAAAGTGAGGCTGAGCCACAAACTGTTTTCACTAGTAAGCGTATGAAGCTTCTTAAATATCTGCCTAAGCCCGAATTGCCTAAATGGTTGCGCACCACCACACGCGCCAGTTTGCGCCAAGATCTGTTCGCGGGCTTGACGGGGGCGGTGGTGGTGTTGCCCCAAGGGGTGGCCTTTGCGGCCATTGCGGGATTACCCCCACAATACGGGCTCTATACGGCCATGGTGCCTGCGGTGATCGCCGCGCTGTTTGGTTCGTCACACCATCTTATCTCCGGCCCTACCACCGCCATCTCCATTGTGGTGTTTGCCACCTTGGCACCCTTGGCAGAACCAGGGAGTGCGCCTTATATCGCAATGGCCTTGACGTTGGCCTTTCTTGCGGGATTGATTCAATTTGGCTTGGGCGTCTCTAAACTGGGGGGGTTGATCAACTTCGTCTCCCACTCCGCCGTGGTGGGATTTACCAGCGGTGCCGCACTGCTCATTGCGACCAGCCAAATGAAACACCTGTTTGGTGTGCATTTGAGTGATAGCTCTACCTTTATCAGCACTTGGGAGTCGCTGGCCGATCAACTGCCCCATATCAACCCCTACGTGTTGTCCGTTGGCTTGGTGACATTGGTGGTTTCTGTGGCGATAAAAAAAATTCGTCCCCAATGGCCCGATATGTTGCTGGCGATGATCGTAGGTAGTCTGTTTGCCGCAGGGCTGGGGGTGGAGGCGCATCACATTACCCTGGTCGGGGCAATTCCCAGCCATCTTCCCCCTCTCTCCCATCCGCAATGGGATCTGCAAATCGTGCGGGAACTCGCTTCTGGTGCTCTCGCTATTGCTCTGCTTGGCTTGATCGAGGCGGTCTCTATCGCCCGCTCGGTGGCCCTGAGATCGGGCCAAACCCTGGATGGTAACCAAGAGTTCGTGGGGCAGGGGCTCTCTAATGTAGTGGGTAGCTTTTTTTCAGCCTATCCAGCATCGGGCTCGTTCACCCGCAGTGGGGTCAACTATCGCGCCGGCGCAAAAACCCCCATGTCGGCCATCTTTGCCTCTCTTGCGTTAATGTTGATTGTGCTGCTGGTGGCCCCCTTGGCTGCCCACCTGCCCATTGCCGCGATGGCGGGAATCATTCTAAAGGTTGCTTACAACCTGATTGATTTTCAGCACATTCATAAAATCTTTACCGCAACCCGCGGTGGCTTAGCCGTCATGCTGGTGACTTTTCTGGCAACCCTGCTATTGGAGTTGGAGTTTGCCATCTATATTGGGGTTATGCTGTCACTCTTATTCTACCTTAACCGTACCTCGCACCCGCGCGTGGTCTCGCGAGTACCCAACCCCCATTCCCCCTGGCGGATGTTTGTCACCGATCCCGATCTGCCCGAGTGCCCACAGCTCAAAATTTTGCGCATTGATGGCTCCCTCTATTATGGCTCGGTGCCCCACGTTGAGAGTAAATTAAAGGATCTGTTGGAACAAAAAGCGCACCAAAAAAATCTGTTGGTTATTGGTAGCGGAATCAACTTTACGGACCTCTCCGGTGCCGAGCTGCTGCTGCGTGAGTCGGTGCGGCGCCGTGAACAAGGGGGGCACCTGTTCCTCTATGATATAAAAGAGCAGGTGCGCGGTATGTTTAAGCGTAGCGGCTGCATACAGACCATCCGCGAAGATCACCTGTTCCAATCGAAAACGGAGGCGATTAGTACCATCGTTTCCCACTATCTGGATGGCGCGATCTGTGAAAAGTGCCCGGCTCAGGTGTTCATGGAGTGCCCCTATGCGAGCAAACCCAAAAATGATGCCGATGGCACGTCAGAACCGCAGCCTGTCAAGGCGGTGCCCCTCAGCGACCCATAA
- a CDS encoding LON peptidase substrate-binding domain-containing protein, which produces MEIPLFPLHVHLQPGQQLALRIFEPRYLKMISQVAGKTSAFGIVPIISGSDAGEIPLIETHGMLASIVDFQNMPDGLLGITVLGERGFKIQRTWVMEDGLLMGKVSPLHNA; this is translated from the coding sequence ATGGAAATCCCCCTTTTTCCCCTACATGTGCATTTGCAGCCTGGCCAACAGCTGGCATTACGCATCTTTGAACCCCGCTATCTGAAAATGATTAGCCAAGTGGCCGGTAAAACCTCTGCTTTTGGTATTGTACCGATCATCTCCGGAAGTGATGCCGGTGAAATTCCCCTCATAGAAACCCATGGCATGTTGGCCTCTATCGTGGATTTTCAAAATATGCCCGATGGGCTGTTGGGTATTACCGTGCTCGGTGAGCGAGGATTCAAAATTCAGCGTACTTGGGTGATGGAGGATGGCCTGCTGATGGGCAAGGTCTCTCCCCTACACAATGCTTAA
- a CDS encoding cache domain-containing protein produces MAVLAITTTLTFAAQAEEMATPMEAKELTNKAMELVATQGRETAFKTFADAAGDFQPKDLYMFCLDMQGVMIFHAKKPQLVGKNLLAFNKYGDMLFTDMTNLAKSEGEGWVNYHWPYPGSEEIKEKASYIKSASDHSFYCGSGAYK; encoded by the coding sequence ATGGCTGTCTTGGCCATAACCACCACCCTCACCTTTGCTGCACAGGCCGAAGAGATGGCCACCCCTATGGAAGCCAAAGAACTCACCAACAAAGCCATGGAATTGGTTGCCACACAAGGTCGTGAGACGGCATTTAAAACCTTTGCCGATGCTGCGGGGGATTTTCAACCCAAAGATCTCTACATGTTCTGCTTAGACATGCAGGGGGTCATGATTTTCCACGCCAAAAAGCCACAACTGGTGGGTAAAAATCTACTGGCCTTCAACAAGTATGGCGACATGCTCTTTACTGACATGACCAACCTTGCAAAATCCGAGGGTGAAGGCTGGGTCAACTATCACTGGCCCTACCCTGGCTCGGAAGAGATTAAGGAAAAAGCCAGCTATATCAAAAGCGCCAGCGACCACAGCTTTTACTGTGGTTCAGGTGCCTATAAATAG